A stretch of the Capsicum annuum cultivar UCD-10X-F1 chromosome 8, UCD10Xv1.1, whole genome shotgun sequence genome encodes the following:
- the LOC107840494 gene encoding ENTH domain-containing protein C794.11c yields the protein MDSPILHEFKRQASFFLKEKIKTARLALTDVTPPQLLAEEATTGDLIAPNMQTMRLISRAAFEVDDYWRIVDILHKRLSKFDRRNWRPSYKALMLLEYLLTHGPESIAEEFQSDEDVIIQMGSFQYVDEKGFNWGSSVRNMSDRVIELLEDRSLLKEERQRARKVTVGIKGFGSFCNRPVTGEESMKEAISERYIRSNSDFIHCQNKENQIAASDNGFSCKQRLGNALIIHKNMEGVRDDLTSDAMEWEKHPFCNITDNHSRASLLSTSG from the exons ATGGATTCTCCTATCTTACATGAATTCAAAAGGCAGGCTTCCTTCTTCctcaaagaaaaaatcaagacTGCTCGACTCGCTCTTACCGATGTTACTCCTCCTCAACT GCTGGCAGAAGAAGCTACAACTGGAGATTTGATTGCACCAAACATGCAAACCATGAGGCTAATATCGCGTGCAGCTTTTGAAGTTGATGATTACTGGAGAATCGTTGATATTCTGCACAAGAG GTTGTcgaaatttgatagaagaaattGGCGACCATCTTATAAAGCTCTGATGCTATTGGAATACCTGCTAACTCATGGACCAGAAAGTATTGCAGAGGAGTTTCAAAGTGATGAAGATGTTATCATACAGATGGGAAGTTTTCAATATGTTGATGAAAAAGG GTTTAATTGGGGATCAAGTGTTCGAAACATGTCAGACAGGGTGATAGAGCTACTGGAAGATAGGAGCCTCCTGAAAGAAGAGAGACAGAGAGCGCGAAAAGTGACAGTTGGAATAAAAGGATTCGGGAGTTTCTGCAATCGTCCTGTTACAGGAGAAGAAAGCATGAAAGAAGCCATTTCCGAGAGGTACATAAGAAGCAATTCTGACTTTATTCATTGCCAAAACAAGGAGAACCAAATCGCTGCCTCAGACAATGGGTTTTCATGCAAGCAAAGATTGGGAAATGCTCTTATAATACACAAGAATATGGAAGGTGTTAGAGATGATCTGACTAGTGATGCTATGGAATGGGAGAAGCATCCATTCTGTAATATTACAGATAATCATAGCCGAGCTTCCCTGCTTTCCACCTCCGGATGA
- the LOC107840493 gene encoding amidophosphoribosyltransferase, chloroplastic, whose translation MAAAATAAVAAVNKPHISSPVDKPFCSPSQKMLSLATKTLPKPYNHHRTLTTCASKNPLTDVVYSDQPDPDGRSFGSYFDDDDKPREECGVVGIYGDSEASRLCYLALHALQHRGQEGAGIVCVNDNVLKSITGVGLVSDVFSESKLDQLPGDLAIGHVRYSTAGASMLKNVQPFVASYRFGSVGVAHNGNLVNYKQLRGELEENGSIFNTSSDTEVVLHLIAISKARPFLLRIVEACEKIEGAYSMVFATEDKLVAVRDPYGFRPLVMGRRSNGAVVFASETCALDLIEATYEREVLPGEVVVVDKEGVQSICLMPHPEPKSCIFEHIYFALPNSVVFGRSVYESRRAFGEILATEAPVECDVVIAVPDSGVVAALGYAAKAGVPFQQGLIRSHYVGRTFIEPSQKIRDFGVKLKLSPVRAVLEGKRVVVVDDSIVRGTTSSKIVRLLKEAGAKEVHMRIASPPIIASCYYGVDTPSSDELISNRMNVEEIREYIGSDSLAFLPIESLNRLLGEDSKSFCYACFSGDYPVEPTGKVKRIGDFMDDGLSGDMDSIDGGWLPASSRVRKTIVNEVRTI comes from the coding sequence ATGGCCGCCGCCGCCACTGCCGCCGTCGCCGCCGTGAACAAGCCCCATATTTCATCACCCGTCGACAAACCCTTTTGCTCTCCTTCTCAAAAGATGCTATCCTTAGCCACTAAAACCCTCCCTAAACCCTACAACCACCACAGAACTCTCACCACTTGCGCCTCCAAAAACCCATTAACCGACGTCGTTTACTCGGATCAACCCGACCCGGATGGACGTTCATTCGGGTCGTATTTCGATGATGACGATAAACCTCGGGAAGAGTGCGGCGTGGTGGGTATTTACGGTGACTCTGAAGCTTCTCGTCTTTGCTATTTAGCACTTCATGCGCTTCAACACCGTGGTCAGGAAGGCGCTGGAATTGTATGCGTTAATGATAACGTGCTTAAGTCGATTACTGGTGTTGGGTTGGTGTCGGATGTGTTTAGCGAGTCGAAACTTGATCAATTACCGGGTGATTTGGCTATCGGTCATGTGAGGTATTCTACTGCTGGTGCATCTATGTTGAAGAATGTTCAACCTTTTGTTGCTAGTTATAGATTTGGGTCAGTTGGTGTTGCTCATAATGGGAATTTAGTGAATTACAAACAACTTCGTGGTGAATTGGAGGAGAATGGGTCGATATTTAATACGAGTTCTGATACGGAAGTGGTTCTTCACCTTATTGCTATATCGAAAGCAAGGCCTTTTCTTTTGAGGATTGTTGAAGCTTGTGAAAAGATTGAGGGTGCTTATTCTATGGTGTTTGCTACTGAGGATAAGTTGGTTGCTGTTAGGGATCCTTATGGTTTTAGGCCATTGGTTATGGGTAGGAGAAGTAATGGTGCTGTTGTTTTCGCGTCGGAGACGTGTGCTTTGGATTTGATTGAGGCTACTTATGAAAGGGAGGTACTTCCTGGTGAGGTTGTTGTGGTGGATAAAGAAGGGGTTCAGTCTATTTGTTTGATGCCTCATCCTGAACCTAAATCTTGTATCTTTGAGCATATTTACTTTGCATTGCCTAATTCAGTGGTGTTTGGAAGGTCTGTTTATGAGTCTAGGCGTGCTTTCGGGGAAATCCTAGCTACTGAAGCCCCCGTGGAATGTGATGTTGTGATCGCTGTTCCTGATTCGGGTGTTGTGGCAGCACTTGGTTATGCTGCTAAAGCAGGGGTTCCATTTCAACAAGGTTTGATAAGGTCACACTATGTTGGTAGGACATTCATCGAGCCATCGCAGAAGATTAGGGATTTCGGGGTGAAGCTTAAGCTCTCGCCAGTTAGGGCCGTGTTGGAGGGTAAAAGAGTCGTGGTTGTGGATGATTCAATCGTTAGAGGGACAACCTCGTCCAAGATTGTGAGGCTGTTAAAGGAGGCAGGCGCGAAAGAGGTTCATATGAGGATTGCAAGCCCTCCGATTATAGCTTCTTGTTATTATGGAGTCGATACTCCTAGTTCGGATGAGTTGATATCTAATAGAATGAACGTGGAAGAGATTAGGGAGTACATTGGATCGGATTCACTAGCCTTCCTCCCTATTGAGAGCTTGAATAGGTTGTTAGGCGAGGATTCTAAAAGCTTTTGCTACGCTTGCTTTTCAGGCGATTATCCAGTCGAGCCAACAGGCAAAGTTAAAAGGATTGGGGACTTCATGGATGATGGATTAAGTGGCGATATGGACTCCATTGATGGTGGTTGGCTACCAGCAAGTAGTAGGGTTCGGAAAACTATCGTGAATGAAGTTAGAACCATCTAA
- the LOC107840495 gene encoding peptidyl-prolyl cis-trans isomerase Pin1 has product MASNQVRASHILIKHEGSRRKSSWKDPEGRIISNTTRDAAVSQLKSFRDDIISGKSKFADVASRFSDCSSAKRGGDLGPFGRGQMQKPFEDATYVLKVGEVSDIIDTDSGVHIILRTG; this is encoded by the exons ATGGCGTCGAACCAAGTTAGGGCATCGCATATACTGATCAAACACGAGGGATCTAGGCGTAAATCTTCATGGAAAGATCCAGAAGGTCGCATCATCTCTAATACCACAAGAGACGCCGCCGTTTCTCAGCTCAAATCCTTTCGCGATGACATCATCTCCGGCAAGTCTAAATTCGCTGATGTTGCTTCTCGCTTTTCTGATTGCAGCTCCGCCAAACGCGGCGGCGATCTCG GTCCATTCGGTCGAGGGCAGATGCAGAAACCTTTTGAAGATGCAACTTATGTGCTGAAGGTTGGTGAGGTCAGTGACATCATTGATACTGACAGTGGGGTTCACATAATCCTGAGAACCGGTTAA
- the LOC107840498 gene encoding uncharacterized protein LOC107840498 has product MAPLPGLYSGTSTLALVARTSAFTFGLVYGSMKLKYLKVKAKSHQKAEAKAHH; this is encoded by the exons ATGGCACCTCTTCCTGGACTGTACTCTGGAACCAGCACCCTTGCTTTG GTGGCTCGTACCTCCGCATTCACATTTGGACTTGTCTATGGTAGCATGAAGCTCAAGTATCTCAAG GTTAAGGCCAAGTCTCACCAGAAAGCTGAAGCTAAGGCACATCACTGA